In uncultured Cohaesibacter sp., a genomic segment contains:
- a CDS encoding FliH/SctL family protein: MSQTARYLFDLDFSAPPEPVVEEQIEEVPPEPMITVAEHERLLAEARVAAFAEGEAAARNERDLLASEQRIALEKEIVEEVSMVYTEVGTLMQRLERDASNLAFAFASRFAEKLVAQEPKGEIMALLNQIMAPLRKTPHISIRLNDAVAEDIKTAVDQQMNELGFSGTLTILPDPVIMPGDCSVEWVDGGIGRNMRSAIRQVEQLLTDHFAHIPEAPEDPEEQEASDTADAQQEAGMTDTSPANEATANETLSGEDLTAGADEATDGQAPDADPFPVAAAHEMAADDLDAESEQQ; this comes from the coding sequence ATGTCACAGACAGCTCGCTATCTCTTCGATCTGGACTTTTCCGCTCCGCCGGAACCGGTCGTTGAAGAACAGATCGAGGAAGTTCCGCCCGAACCGATGATTACGGTTGCCGAGCACGAGCGTCTGCTGGCCGAAGCAAGGGTTGCTGCCTTTGCTGAAGGCGAGGCAGCGGCTCGCAACGAGCGGGACCTGCTGGCCAGCGAACAACGGATTGCTCTGGAGAAGGAAATCGTCGAGGAAGTCTCCATGGTCTACACCGAGGTCGGCACCCTGATGCAGCGTCTCGAACGGGACGCCAGCAATCTGGCCTTCGCCTTCGCCTCGCGCTTTGCCGAAAAGCTCGTCGCGCAGGAGCCCAAAGGCGAGATCATGGCCCTGCTCAACCAGATCATGGCACCACTACGCAAGACACCACATATTTCGATCCGGCTTAACGATGCGGTTGCCGAGGATATCAAGACCGCCGTGGATCAGCAGATGAACGAGCTCGGCTTCTCTGGCACCCTGACCATCCTGCCCGATCCGGTAATCATGCCCGGCGACTGCTCGGTGGAATGGGTTGATGGAGGCATCGGCCGCAACATGCGCAGCGCCATCCGTCAGGTTGAGCAATTGCTTACCGACCATTTTGCGCATATCCCCGAAGCCCCGGAAGATCCCGAAGAGCAGGAAGCCTCGGACACCGCAGACGCCCAGCAGGAAGCTGGCATGACCGATACGAGCCCCGCCAACGAGGCCACTGCCAACGAAACCCTTTCCGGTGAAGACCTTACCGCAGGAGCCGATGAAGCCACTGATGGGCAGGCCCCGGACGCTGACCCATTCCCCGTCGCAGCGGCCCACGAAATGGCAGCAGATGACCTTGATGCAGAGAGTGAACAGCAATGA
- the fliN gene encoding flagellar motor switch protein FliN — protein MSDNDKDEGLALQEQNARAVAEADFSEDSNQKNAADLEAVFDVPVQVSAILGRAKMPVSELLDLDVGNVLELDRKVGEAVDIYVNSRLVARGEVVLVEEKLGVTMTEIIKSEK, from the coding sequence ATGAGTGACAACGACAAGGATGAAGGCCTCGCTTTGCAAGAACAGAATGCCCGAGCGGTTGCCGAAGCAGACTTTTCCGAGGACTCCAACCAGAAGAATGCAGCCGATCTGGAAGCAGTCTTTGACGTTCCGGTTCAGGTGTCTGCCATTCTGGGCCGGGCCAAGATGCCGGTCAGCGAGTTGTTGGATCTCGATGTCGGCAACGTGCTCGAACTTGACCGCAAAGTCGGTGAAGCCGTCGACATCTACGTAAATTCCCGTCTGGTTGCCCGCGGTGAGGTCGTCCTCGTCGAAGAAAAGCTGGGTGTGACCATGACTGAAATCATCAAATCTGAAAAATAG
- a CDS encoding DUF1153 domain-containing protein: MTDQIRARVKYVIGPDGSPLTVADLPPANTRRWVIRRKAEVVAAVRGGLLSLEEACQKYTLTVEEFLSWQSSIDQHGLAGLRATRVQQYR; this comes from the coding sequence ATGACCGATCAAATACGCGCTAGAGTAAAATATGTCATCGGCCCCGATGGGAGTCCCTTGACTGTCGCAGATCTCCCTCCTGCCAATACCAGGCGTTGGGTTATCAGGCGAAAAGCCGAAGTTGTTGCTGCCGTTCGCGGTGGCCTGCTTAGCCTCGAAGAGGCTTGTCAGAAATACACTTTGACGGTTGAGGAATTCCTTAGCTGGCAGAGTTCCATCGATCAGCATGGTCTGGCAGGTTTGAGAGCAACGCGGGTTCAACAATACCGGTAG
- the fliG gene encoding flagellar motor switch protein FliG produces MKNANASVSEAHQERELSGAEKASIILLALGDEHGGPIWSRLDDIEIKQVSISMSKLGGITPNMLDNLIIEFVSRLSSKGAVTGNFDSTERLLLSFLPQDRVNAIMEEIRGPAGRNMWEKLSNVQENVLANYLKNEYPQTVAVVLSKIKSDHAAKVLSIMPEDFGLEVINRMLSMEAVQKEVLEKVEQTLRIEFMSNLSTTQRRDAHEVMADIFNNFDRQTEARLLAALEEENRESAEKIKQLMFTFEDLSKLDSSGVQSLLQNIEKDVLALALKGANETIRTLFLDNMSQRAGAMLKEDMESMGPVRLRDVDEAQGSMVNMAKDLAARGEILIAKGNSDDELIY; encoded by the coding sequence ATGAAGAATGCAAATGCGTCTGTTTCGGAAGCCCATCAGGAACGGGAGCTATCCGGTGCGGAGAAGGCTTCGATCATCCTGCTCGCTCTCGGGGACGAACATGGCGGCCCGATCTGGAGTCGGCTCGACGATATCGAAATCAAGCAGGTCTCGATCTCCATGTCCAAGCTAGGAGGCATCACGCCGAACATGCTTGACAATCTGATCATCGAGTTCGTCTCCCGCCTGTCCTCCAAGGGCGCGGTAACGGGCAACTTCGATTCCACCGAACGTCTGCTTCTATCCTTCCTGCCGCAGGATCGAGTCAACGCAATTATGGAAGAAATCCGCGGCCCGGCTGGTCGCAACATGTGGGAGAAACTCTCCAACGTTCAGGAGAACGTGCTGGCCAACTATCTCAAGAACGAATACCCGCAAACGGTTGCCGTGGTGCTCTCGAAGATCAAGTCCGACCACGCCGCCAAGGTCCTGTCCATCATGCCGGAAGACTTCGGTCTCGAAGTCATCAACCGCATGCTGTCGATGGAAGCGGTGCAGAAGGAAGTTCTGGAAAAGGTCGAACAGACCCTGCGTATCGAGTTCATGTCGAACCTGTCGACCACCCAGCGCCGCGACGCGCACGAGGTCATGGCCGACATCTTCAACAATTTCGACCGCCAGACAGAAGCCCGCCTGCTTGCCGCACTGGAAGAGGAAAACCGGGAATCAGCCGAGAAGATCAAGCAGTTGATGTTCACCTTCGAAGACCTCAGCAAGCTCGATTCGAGCGGTGTTCAGTCTTTGCTGCAGAATATCGAGAAAGACGTTCTGGCGCTTGCCCTCAAGGGCGCGAACGAAACCATCCGGACCCTGTTCCTCGACAACATGTCCCAGCGTGCTGGTGCCATGCTCAAGGAAGACATGGAAAGCATGGGACCGGTTCGCCTGCGCGACGTCGACGAGGCACAGGGCTCCATGGTCAACATGGCCAAGGATCTTGCCGCGCGCGGCGAAATTCTCATCGCCAAGGGCAACAGCGACGATGAGTTGATCTACTAG
- a CDS encoding flagellar hook capping FlgD N-terminal domain-containing protein, which translates to MTSIGSIASQAVTSASTDNTSLIKNYETFLTVLTTQLQHQDPMDPMDSSQFTQQLVQFSGVEQQIKSNEQLENLASMMTSSNALGVLNFVGTTVKVDGAQEQLSSHGTATYTFTADKAGSATITIRNANGEAVNSSSGVTIKEGEQTFNWSGTDNAGNRLPNGTYTITFDTKDDKGTSKIKIDTDTVGVVTDVDLSSAVPLLIVNGQPIQTSQIKSVGIEASS; encoded by the coding sequence ATGACCTCTATCGGATCCATCGCCTCGCAAGCCGTTACAAGCGCGTCCACGGACAACACGAGCCTCATCAAGAATTATGAGACCTTTCTGACCGTGCTGACCACGCAATTGCAGCATCAGGACCCCATGGACCCCATGGATTCCAGTCAGTTCACTCAGCAGCTGGTGCAGTTTTCCGGCGTCGAGCAGCAGATCAAATCCAACGAACAGCTGGAGAATCTCGCCAGCATGATGACCTCATCCAATGCGCTCGGGGTTCTCAATTTCGTCGGTACGACAGTCAAGGTGGATGGCGCGCAAGAACAACTGAGCAGCCACGGTACAGCGACCTATACCTTCACGGCCGACAAGGCTGGCTCTGCCACCATCACCATCCGCAATGCCAACGGCGAAGCCGTCAATTCCAGCAGTGGTGTCACCATCAAGGAAGGCGAGCAGACCTTCAACTGGAGTGGCACAGACAACGCGGGCAACCGGCTACCCAACGGCACCTACACCATCACCTTCGACACCAAGGATGACAAGGGAACCTCCAAAATCAAAATCGACACGGATACGGTCGGCGTGGTGACGGATGTCGATCTTTCATCCGCAGTCCCCTTGCTGATCGTCAACGGTCAGCCCATCCAGACATCGCAGATCAAGTCGGTCGGCATCGAGGCAAGCTCCTGA
- a CDS encoding sigma-54 dependent transcriptional regulator, with the protein MRLLITGTLNGQLSQATKIALDRGAQVSHAETAQMAISHLRAGRGADLMMIDVKLDIAGLIRSLEDERITIPVIACGVENDARAAVNAIRAGAKEYIPLPPDPEIIAAVLEAVSKDQGDLIHRDPAMSNVVQLANQIAPSDASVLITGESGTGKEVLAKHLHKHSRRTSHPFVSVNCAAIPDNLLESELFGHEKGAFTGAIARRIGKFEEANGGTLLLDEISEMDIRLQAKLLRAIQERVIDRVGGTKPVPVNIRIIATSNRNLADEVRAGNFREDLLFRLNVINLQIPPLRERPQDIDLLAAHFADKYAQANGLPQRKLSPDCYRHLHASTWQGNVRELENTIHRAVLLASGVEIGAEALRMPNGSRMDETIIGMASGPAAQAVIAAEGVTRTLVGRTVAEVEQDLILDTLDHCLGNRTHAANILGISIRTLRNKLKQYSDEGVEIPMHGEARQAG; encoded by the coding sequence ATGCGCCTTCTTATTACCGGTACCCTCAATGGCCAGCTTTCCCAGGCAACCAAGATTGCACTGGACCGTGGTGCTCAGGTTTCCCACGCCGAAACGGCGCAAATGGCGATCAGTCACTTGCGGGCCGGGCGCGGCGCAGATCTGATGATGATCGACGTCAAGCTCGATATTGCCGGGCTGATCCGCTCTCTCGAAGACGAACGGATCACCATCCCGGTCATTGCCTGCGGTGTCGAGAATGACGCACGCGCAGCGGTCAACGCCATCCGGGCGGGTGCAAAGGAATATATTCCTCTGCCACCGGATCCGGAAATCATCGCCGCGGTTCTGGAAGCCGTCTCGAAGGACCAGGGCGATCTCATCCACCGTGACCCGGCCATGAGCAACGTGGTGCAGCTGGCAAACCAGATAGCCCCCAGCGATGCCTCCGTTCTGATCACCGGCGAAAGCGGCACCGGCAAGGAAGTGCTGGCCAAGCACCTGCACAAGCATTCCCGTCGGACCTCCCATCCATTCGTTTCCGTCAACTGCGCCGCGATTCCGGACAACCTGCTGGAGTCGGAGCTTTTCGGCCACGAAAAGGGCGCCTTCACCGGTGCCATCGCCCGTCGTATCGGCAAGTTCGAGGAAGCCAATGGCGGCACCCTGCTGCTCGACGAAATCTCGGAAATGGACATCCGCCTGCAGGCCAAACTGCTGCGAGCCATTCAGGAACGCGTGATCGACCGCGTTGGCGGCACCAAGCCCGTCCCGGTCAACATCCGCATCATCGCAACCTCGAACCGCAATCTTGCCGATGAAGTGCGCGCAGGCAATTTCCGCGAAGATTTGCTCTTCCGCCTCAACGTCATCAATCTGCAGATTCCGCCACTGCGCGAACGCCCACAGGACATCGACCTGCTGGCGGCCCATTTTGCCGACAAATATGCCCAGGCAAACGGCCTTCCCCAGCGCAAGCTGAGCCCCGACTGCTATCGCCACCTGCACGCCAGCACCTGGCAGGGCAACGTACGTGAGCTGGAAAATACCATTCACCGCGCCGTTCTGCTGGCAAGCGGTGTCGAGATTGGTGCCGAGGCCCTGCGCATGCCAAACGGCAGTCGCATGGACGAAACCATCATCGGCATGGCAAGCGGCCCGGCGGCGCAGGCCGTCATAGCCGCCGAAGGCGTAACGCGCACGCTGGTCGGACGCACCGTGGCGGAAGTGGAACAGGATCTCATCCTCGACACCCTCGACCACTGCCTTGGCAACCGCACCCATGCGGCCAACATTCTGGGCATTTCCATTCGCACCCTGCGCAACAAGCTCAAGCAGTATTCCGACGAGGGTGTTGAGATCCCGATGCACGGAGAAGCAAGACAGGCTGGTTGA
- the mnmA gene encoding tRNA 2-thiouridine(34) synthase MnmA, translating to MNSLDLPGRPEDTRVVVAMSGGVDSSVTAALLKHQGYDVIGVTMQLYDHGKAMHRVGACCAGTDIQDARRVAEHLGIPHYVLDYESRFKEAVIDRFAESYLAGETPVPCVTCNQTVKFEDLLEAAKEFGADCMATGHYISSRMVGNRRVLFRPSDEDRDQTYFLFATTQDQIDFLRFPLGGMSKPEARQMAHELGLVVADKKDSQDICFVPTGKYTDIIERLHPGAAEPGRIVHIDGTVLGDHKGIIHYTVGQRRGLGVSYGGGPLYVVKLDPNQKHVIVGPREALITRRLKLRDVNWLGPQTLTEFPAEGLEIYAKVRSTRPPKEALLFALPDGGFEVELLDGEEGVAPGQACVFYEGLAKEAQLWGGGWIDRTVTEVAIPEIVGAA from the coding sequence TTGAACAGTCTCGATTTGCCTGGTCGCCCCGAAGACACCCGTGTTGTTGTTGCCATGTCTGGCGGCGTTGACTCGTCCGTCACTGCAGCGCTCTTGAAACATCAGGGTTATGATGTCATCGGCGTGACCATGCAGCTTTATGATCATGGCAAGGCCATGCACCGCGTTGGCGCCTGCTGCGCCGGTACCGATATTCAGGATGCGCGCCGTGTGGCCGAGCATCTGGGCATTCCGCATTATGTGCTGGATTACGAAAGCCGTTTCAAGGAAGCGGTGATCGACCGGTTTGCCGAAAGCTATCTGGCGGGCGAAACGCCGGTTCCGTGCGTGACCTGCAACCAGACGGTCAAGTTCGAGGATCTGCTGGAAGCGGCCAAGGAATTCGGTGCCGACTGCATGGCGACCGGCCACTATATTTCCTCCAGAATGGTGGGCAACCGCCGGGTTCTGTTCCGTCCGTCTGACGAAGACCGCGATCAGACCTATTTCTTGTTTGCGACCACGCAGGACCAGATCGACTTCCTGCGCTTCCCACTGGGTGGTATGTCCAAGCCGGAAGCCCGGCAGATGGCCCATGAACTGGGGTTGGTGGTGGCCGACAAGAAAGACAGTCAGGACATCTGCTTCGTGCCGACCGGCAAATATACCGACATCATCGAGCGCCTGCATCCGGGCGCTGCCGAGCCGGGCAGGATCGTCCATATCGATGGCACGGTGCTGGGTGATCACAAGGGGATCATTCATTACACCGTCGGCCAGCGTCGCGGTCTGGGCGTTTCCTATGGTGGCGGACCACTCTATGTGGTCAAGCTTGACCCGAACCAGAAGCATGTGATCGTCGGGCCACGCGAGGCATTGATCACCCGCCGCTTGAAGCTGCGTGATGTCAACTGGCTCGGGCCGCAGACCCTTACCGAGTTTCCGGCCGAAGGGCTCGAAATCTATGCCAAGGTCCGTTCGACCCGTCCACCCAAGGAAGCTCTGCTGTTTGCGTTGCCGGATGGCGGCTTTGAGGTGGAACTGCTCGACGGTGAGGAAGGCGTGGCGCCGGGACAGGCCTGCGTCTTCTATGAGGGCCTTGCCAAGGAAGCCCAGCTCTGGGGCGGCGGCTGGATTGACCGCACCGTCACCGAGGTGGCCATTCCCGAGATCGTCGGGGCGGCCTGA
- the fliF gene encoding flagellar basal-body MS-ring/collar protein FliF gives MNGLFDFFKTLGPARLAAMGVVTAVLIGFFAFIMMRVSEPTLSPLYTDLSFEDSIQITKLLDAQNVKHEVLEEGAVILAPKADILKLRMQLAESGLPTGGNVGYEIFDKTETLGTTSFIQNVNHLRALEGELSRSIRTIRNVRQARVHLVMPKSELFKRDQKQPTASIAVKLQGNLNTAQIQAIQHLVGSAVEGLDPENVTIVDERGRLLASGRGNDESYMSAHMEERQVQLENRLRNQVDEIVSSIVGQGRTRIEVAAEMNFNKVTETNDLFDPDGQVVRSTQTRSENANSKDQESKAGVTVGNQLPDANANDEPAGSQENSATTEELVNYEISRKTTTEVIQGGRIERLSVAVLVDGTYEKNANGELVYTPRTPAELEQIATLVRSAVGYDQTRGDKVEVINLQFAEGPQTVFDETGNELFAFTKDDYMRFMELGVMFIMTMLVLFMVVRPLMKRMFEKGDDQKDDLDIIIGPDGVAMIKSESGELIPAPHGDDDAKHPTMHAIELAQLQGALQADTLIKVGDLVKDNPEEAAKIIRLWLQDAA, from the coding sequence GTGAACGGACTATTCGACTTCTTCAAAACGCTCGGCCCCGCCCGTCTGGCTGCGATGGGGGTGGTAACTGCTGTTTTGATCGGATTCTTCGCCTTCATCATGATGCGGGTGAGTGAACCGACCCTCTCCCCGCTCTACACTGACCTGTCGTTCGAAGATTCCATCCAGATCACCAAGCTGCTCGATGCCCAGAACGTCAAGCATGAAGTCCTCGAAGAGGGGGCTGTCATCTTGGCACCGAAAGCAGACATCCTCAAACTGCGCATGCAGCTGGCTGAAAGCGGCCTGCCGACCGGCGGTAATGTCGGCTACGAGATTTTTGACAAGACAGAGACCCTCGGCACCACGAGCTTCATTCAGAATGTCAACCATTTGCGCGCGCTGGAAGGCGAGCTGTCCCGTTCCATCCGCACCATCCGCAACGTGCGTCAGGCCCGCGTTCACCTCGTCATGCCGAAGAGCGAGCTCTTCAAGCGCGACCAGAAGCAACCGACCGCCTCGATTGCCGTCAAGCTGCAGGGCAATCTGAACACAGCACAGATTCAGGCCATCCAGCATCTGGTCGGTTCCGCCGTTGAAGGGCTGGACCCGGAAAACGTGACCATTGTTGACGAGCGGGGCCGCCTGCTGGCATCCGGCCGCGGCAATGACGAAAGCTACATGTCCGCTCACATGGAAGAGCGGCAGGTTCAGCTTGAAAATCGCCTGCGCAACCAGGTTGACGAAATTGTCTCCTCGATTGTTGGTCAGGGCCGGACCCGCATCGAAGTCGCGGCAGAAATGAACTTCAACAAGGTCACGGAAACCAACGACCTTTTCGATCCGGATGGTCAGGTGGTCCGCTCGACCCAGACCCGTTCGGAAAACGCCAACAGCAAGGACCAGGAAAGCAAAGCCGGCGTAACGGTTGGCAATCAGCTGCCTGATGCCAACGCCAATGACGAGCCAGCCGGTTCGCAGGAAAATTCCGCAACCACGGAAGAGCTGGTCAACTACGAAATCTCGCGCAAAACTACGACGGAAGTCATTCAGGGCGGTCGCATCGAGCGCCTGTCTGTCGCTGTTCTTGTCGACGGCACCTACGAAAAGAACGCCAACGGCGAACTGGTCTATACCCCGAGGACACCAGCTGAGCTGGAACAGATTGCAACGCTGGTTCGCTCCGCAGTCGGCTATGATCAGACCCGCGGTGACAAGGTTGAAGTGATCAACCTGCAGTTTGCCGAGGGACCGCAGACAGTATTCGACGAAACAGGCAATGAACTGTTCGCGTTTACCAAAGATGACTATATGCGCTTTATGGAACTGGGCGTCATGTTCATCATGACCATGCTCGTCCTGTTCATGGTCGTTCGTCCGCTCATGAAGCGCATGTTCGAGAAGGGCGATGACCAGAAAGACGACCTCGACATCATTATCGGTCCGGATGGTGTTGCCATGATCAAGAGCGAGAGCGGGGAACTGATCCCGGCGCCTCATGGTGACGACGACGCGAAGCATCCGACAATGCATGCCATTGAACTGGCACAGCTGCAGGGCGCCCTGCAGGCAGACACCCTGATCAAGGTCGGCGATCTGGTCAAAGACAACCCTGAAGAAGCAGCCAAGATCATTCGTCTCTGGCTACAAGACGCAGCGTGA
- a CDS encoding flagellar hook-length control protein FliK, which produces MVPAQNAKASYASRGFGDTQARSKSNAQGTSASFESHLKNETARQDLRSERSNAADSGQIRNVRGTETARSERQASDRTASQAKADIRSDRAVRTDASTEASAEPSPMADDSATANASASDTATNTQATEAALAATASDEAFEQAPEDILVDSSKSEAQGAEPDALRMAAVQPEDLPMPNDQMVAPPTPPAPPAAPVEAEATDTASEVDTTDSDTSDAVAATPDDTKEASADDQKGGDSTTPPMPAMPPVADMPGAVPPPIAADADSGEETVETLPSAPVPPMPSLEDGAEASNAAEQAANAALGSEGQPADQPVMTTPSGTGAGAVDPAALPDDPQPAMPPMTEGAASAVDGAQQPPEMPPLNGSQTNASTDTSTPVAQANESDTTDAAAATTANASDAEVAPTTDAATQTDLTSATPSSIDAEDAAKGTSVTTETADAAKTDTRPAPAETPLKPASTTSEQPDDGMDAIASSQTAEEMTDTAAAAVSDDNAVTDTDAAEDTQSVDGLKNKPHPDAVKTDAAVMAAAAAKTDGAEADTSTDADGETAKTTVTAAQQGQAGSTAEAGAQIAKAQGRQTADGQQQPANPSAQASQTTASGTTGTQGQSDTQSATADSDAVAAKPEEHRNAARNAPKGEAFSKMMAMVDDKATITTNSTGASDLASSTLATASSTVRLTSMDGLAQTGQTAQQISLANSNAIAAEITKFARKGETRFEIRLDPADLGKIDVRMTIGSDGHTRTHLYVERPETLDMLMRDQRFLERSLQQSGVNPQNQSLDYSLMDQGNQGRQMAGQDQSAYEQDYSEQSSTSGQPEDTTITAPQTSRYAAHYVATGGLNLVI; this is translated from the coding sequence ATGGTTCCCGCACAAAACGCCAAGGCAAGCTACGCCTCGCGCGGTTTCGGAGACACGCAAGCCAGAAGCAAGTCCAACGCCCAAGGCACCAGCGCCTCTTTCGAAAGCCACCTCAAAAACGAGACCGCAAGGCAGGATCTCCGCTCCGAGCGCAGCAACGCTGCCGACTCCGGGCAGATCCGCAATGTGAGAGGAACCGAGACCGCGCGCAGCGAGCGTCAGGCCAGCGACCGCACCGCATCACAAGCCAAGGCAGACATTCGCTCCGATAGAGCCGTGCGCACTGATGCATCCACAGAAGCGTCAGCAGAACCATCCCCCATGGCTGACGACAGCGCAACGGCAAATGCTTCAGCATCCGATACGGCAACCAACACACAGGCAACGGAAGCTGCGCTGGCGGCGACCGCCAGCGACGAAGCGTTCGAACAAGCGCCTGAGGATATTTTGGTAGATAGCAGCAAGAGCGAGGCGCAGGGCGCAGAACCGGACGCGCTGCGGATGGCCGCTGTTCAGCCAGAAGACCTGCCGATGCCCAATGACCAGATGGTTGCCCCGCCAACTCCACCGGCACCCCCTGCCGCTCCGGTAGAGGCTGAGGCAACTGACACAGCAAGCGAAGTGGACACCACTGATTCCGACACCTCAGACGCCGTAGCCGCAACGCCGGACGACACCAAAGAAGCATCTGCGGACGACCAGAAGGGTGGCGACAGCACGACTCCGCCGATGCCCGCCATGCCTCCGGTTGCCGACATGCCAGGCGCTGTTCCTCCGCCAATTGCGGCTGACGCAGACAGCGGTGAAGAGACTGTCGAGACCCTGCCTTCCGCTCCGGTTCCTCCCATGCCTTCGCTTGAAGACGGTGCAGAAGCCAGCAACGCTGCCGAGCAGGCTGCCAATGCGGCTCTCGGCTCCGAAGGCCAGCCAGCGGACCAACCGGTTATGACGACGCCATCGGGAACAGGTGCCGGGGCGGTGGACCCTGCCGCATTGCCTGACGACCCTCAACCTGCCATGCCGCCAATGACCGAGGGCGCAGCAAGCGCGGTGGATGGCGCTCAACAGCCCCCGGAGATGCCGCCTCTGAACGGCAGCCAGACCAACGCATCCACCGACACAAGCACCCCAGTTGCACAAGCGAATGAAAGCGACACAACCGACGCAGCGGCAGCAACCACTGCGAATGCCAGCGATGCTGAAGTTGCACCAACGACCGACGCCGCAACTCAGACGGATCTGACCTCTGCCACACCGTCCAGTATAGACGCCGAAGACGCAGCGAAGGGAACCTCGGTGACCACCGAGACCGCTGATGCTGCCAAGACAGACACCAGACCTGCCCCAGCGGAAACCCCGCTCAAACCGGCTTCGACTACCAGTGAACAACCGGACGACGGGATGGACGCTATCGCCTCCAGCCAGACGGCAGAAGAGATGACGGACACGGCTGCCGCCGCCGTTAGCGACGACAACGCAGTTACAGACACCGACGCTGCCGAAGACACCCAGAGCGTCGACGGGCTCAAGAACAAGCCACATCCAGATGCTGTCAAAACCGATGCTGCCGTCATGGCCGCCGCCGCAGCCAAGACTGACGGTGCAGAAGCGGATACAAGCACGGATGCAGATGGAGAGACGGCGAAGACCACCGTCACCGCCGCGCAACAGGGTCAGGCCGGATCAACCGCAGAAGCCGGCGCCCAGATCGCCAAGGCTCAGGGGCGTCAGACGGCTGATGGACAGCAGCAACCGGCCAATCCGTCGGCTCAGGCCAGCCAGACCACTGCGTCCGGCACCACCGGCACGCAAGGCCAGTCTGACACTCAGAGCGCCACTGCCGATAGCGATGCTGTCGCGGCCAAGCCTGAAGAGCACAGGAATGCAGCCCGCAACGCCCCCAAGGGTGAGGCCTTTTCCAAGATGATGGCGATGGTGGACGACAAGGCGACGATCACCACCAACAGCACCGGCGCCTCTGATCTGGCCTCATCGACCTTGGCAACCGCCAGCTCGACCGTACGCCTGACCAGCATGGATGGCCTTGCCCAGACCGGCCAGACCGCCCAGCAGATCAGCCTTGCCAATTCCAACGCGATTGCTGCGGAAATCACGAAATTCGCCCGGAAAGGCGAGACCCGCTTCGAAATCCGCCTTGATCCGGCTGACCTTGGCAAGATCGATGTCCGCATGACCATCGGATCGGATGGCCACACCCGCACCCACCTCTATGTCGAGCGGCCCGAGACCCTCGACATGCTGATGCGGGACCAGCGGTTCCTGGAGCGCAGCTTGCAGCAGAGCGGCGTCAACCCGCAGAACCAGAGCCTTGACTACTCCCTGATGGATCAGGGCAATCAGGGCAGGCAGATGGCCGGGCAGGATCAATCCGCCTATGAGCAGGACTATTCGGAACAATCCTCGACATCCGGGCAGCCCGAAGACACCACAATAACTGCACCTCAGACCTCCCGTTATGCCGCGCACTATGTCGCGACCGGTGGCCTGAACCTTGTAATCTGA